One window from the genome of Oncorhynchus gorbuscha isolate QuinsamMale2020 ecotype Even-year linkage group LG14, OgorEven_v1.0, whole genome shotgun sequence encodes:
- the LOC123995833 gene encoding snaclec 7-like yields MLVHSVCAGSGDSFLIEQNMTWYEAQSYCRENYTDLVSIRNEGQKEEVKNKGMNSTSSYWIGLLYDDWEWSDGGRSAYRDWMTYSKIEGNAAVFLGKTITAAPKENDEDYTLCSKVRIHNIGERKSWEQALDYCKKNYHGLLRIETEEDLEVIKQKFNGTDFTGPVWVGLRQSRLFGFWVWSNGLPVGWSNWEGDRQPEQPLSNHCGAMAMEEGYKWSDQDCLSNRFFICEEEL; encoded by the exons ATGTTAGTCCATTCTGTGTGCGCAGGGTCTGGTGATTCCTTCCTGATTGAACAGAACATGACCTGGTATGAGGCTCAGAGTTACTGCAGGGAGAACTACACTGACCTGGTCAGCATCAGGAACGAGGGACAGAAGGAGGAAGTGAAGAACAAAGGGATGAACAGCACCTCTTCTTACTGGATCGGCCTCCTGTATGATGACTGGGAGTGGTCTGATGGAGGGAGATCTGCCTACAGAGACTGGATGACCTATTCAAAAATAGAAGGCAATGCGGCTGTTTTTTTGGGAAAAACTATAACCGCTGCGCCAAAAGAAAATGATGAAGACTATACACTCTGCTCTAAAG TTCGCATCCACAATATTGGAGAAAGAAAGTCTTGGGAACAGGCTCTGGACTACTGCAAGAAGAACTACCATGGACTGCTGCGTATTGAGACCGAAGAAGACCTGGAGGTGATCAAGCAGAAGTTTAATGGGACTGATTTTACTGGTCCTGTGTGGGTGGGTCTGAGACAGAGCCGTCTCTTTGGGTTCTGGGTCTGGTCCAATGGGCTGCCAGTGGGGTGGAGTAactgggagggagacagacagcctGAACAGCCTCTGTCCAACCACTGTGGTGCCATGGCAATGGAGGAGGGATACAAGTGGAGTGATCAGGATTGTCTGTCCAATCGCTTTTTTATTTGTGAAGAAGAGTTGTAA